TAGGGGAGTTAGTCTAACTTTCGGAAACGAGATTGTAGCCTTAGTTGGCCCCAACGGTTCTGGGAAAACAACCCTCGCAAAGCATTTGAATGGACTTTTGAAGCCAACAAAAGGTGAAGTTGTAGTGGATGGTATGAACACTAGAAAACACAGTGTTGCCGAGCTTGCGAGAGTTGTTGGTTACGTTTTTCAGAATCCAGAGCACATGTTTTTTGAGGAGAACGTCTTTAGGGAAGTTGCCTTTGGTCCTAAAAATCTTGGTCTCTCGGAGGAAGAGGTTAAGGAGAGGGTCAAATGGGCGTTAAGGGAGGTTAACCTCGAGGGTTATGAGGATCGCTCACCTTATTCTCTCAGCGGTGGGGAAAAGCAGCGCTTGGCAATAGCATGCATTTTGGCCATGAAGCCCAAATATCTAATCCTCGACGAACCCACAACGGGACTCGATGAAAAAAATGCCGAAAGCATAAAAAAGATAATCAGAAAACTTTACAGAGAAGGCCATGGGATAGTTTTAATAACCCATGAGATGGACCTGGTTCTTGAGCTGGCAGAGAGGGTTGTACTTCTATACCAAGGAAAAAAGGTTTTTGATGGGGGCGTTAAAGAGTTTTTTGAGCTTGACCTAAGAAAATACGACTTAGACAGGCCAAGGCTTCTCACAATAAGTGAGGAGATAGGTTTGGGATTCTTCAGGAGTGTTGAGGAGTTCGTAAAAGCCTTGGAGATGAGAACATGATGTACAAGCTATACCTTGAGAGGGACTCCTTCCTTCACCGTCTCGATCCGAGGGTGAAGATAATTGGCTCTCTTTTTGGCATAATAGCTTTGATCCTCTTTAACTCTCCCATACTTCTAACCCTTCTTTTCCTCCTGATAGTCCTTACCCTTGTCATCCTGGGCAGGATAACCATTGGAGAAATCTTTAACGTTCTCAAACCATTAATCCCGATTTCTATGATTGCAATGCTTGTATGGCCGTTTATTCTAAAGCCGTGGTATTTTGGGCTCTTTATAGGTTTTGGCTATGGAATAAGGCTTCTTTCGGTTGCCCTGCTTACCTTGGGCCTGATAATGACAACGCCCCAAAGGGATCTCATCCTTGGCTTCATTAAAATGGGAATGCCCTATGAAATTGGCCTTACCTTGACTATAGCCCTTAGATACATCCCAACTCTCTACATGCTGGCTCAGACTATAATGGATGCTCAAAAGTCAAGGGGACTTGAGCTTGAAAGGGGCAACTTCATTCAGAGGGCTAAAAATACGGTTCCCATTTTAATCCCTCTGATAGTCGCATCAATAAAAACCGCCCACGAGCTCAGCATAGCTTTAGAAAGCAGGGCATTTGGAGCAAGCAAAAGGAGGACTTTTCTCCACAACATCAAAATGGAGGTAAAGGACTACATAGCGCTCGGAATAACTTTCGCCCTGTTCTTCCTCGCGGTTTATGCGAGATATTTCCTCGGAATTGGGTACATCAGGCTATTCTAAAATCAGCTTTATCTTTGAGTCTATTGGTATGCTATGCTCTCCCGTGTTTTTTACAAACTCAGGAGGGGCTTTAAGGACTGTCAGATTTAACCTATAGTGCCCCCTATAGCCGCTGATTCTCATAACTAAAAGATGCTCAAAAAGCTCAGGGATGAGGAAGAGCCTCCTAAACTCGGAGATCAAATTAAGTTCGTTTATCTCGAGGGCATTGTGGGAGAGTATCAAAAATATGCCCTTCCTATCGACGATTTTTCTCAATTCCAGCATGCCCTTTTTATCTATCTCCTCAAGGATTCCAAAGTTCGAGACAAAGACGAAGGAGTCATCATGGACCATCTCAAGTGCATCCAGAAGTTCCCCCAGGGTATAAACCTTACCCATTAAGATGTTCTCACTTTTTTCTGAGAACTTGCTGAGCATCTTTAGTGAAAACCCGTTGGTGGGCTCAAGGTAGTAGGTTGGAATTTCCAGATTTAGGGCGTTTGCAATTGAAGAGTATTGGACCAGGGTTTGGGCAAAGGCATCGGTGGTTATAACTCCCGCCATGCTGCTGTTCTCTAACCCGCCAACTAACGGGGTAAGCTCTTCGAGCATCTCAATGATATTCTTTGGGGTATCACTCGGCCTGAAGAACATCGACATCAATAAAACTTTGACGTCCCGATATTTATATTTTTTGAATGGGCTAAAAACTGTTGGATATTTTCCCATCCTTTTGTTAAGTTCCTTTAGAGTAAGTTAAGAGTATAACTAAACAATGAATCCATTATGACATTTTGATTGAAAGGAAGCGTATAAAATCCAATAAAATGCAAAGATCTTAAAGTATTGTATAACTATTAAATCCTTTTCAGAATTTATTAAACCCTATTATCTCCCTTTCCATGTTTTTAAAACTGTATAAAGCTATGCAGACTGTTTTAAAGGATAAAATTTTAAAAAATTGAAAATCGAACTTTTTCCAAACGTTTATATATCACTAGCACCTACAAGTTCTAAGCGGTTGTTGTAATTTGAACTGTTTTTAAATCAATCTGTTTAACTTAACATTCGTCAGGAGATGATATTGTGGAAGAAATGAATGTTAACATTGAAAAAGAGATCCTTCAGCTTCTTAAGGAAAAAGGAGAGCTAACGGTCTCTTTTTTAACCCGCTTTCTCAATGAGAGGGGTGTTGAATGTACCAGGCAGAAGGTCGAGAGAACTTTAAGAAACCTATCACAAGCAGGAAAAGTTGAGTTTTTCTACAGAAACGGAAACCACAGAAGACACTATCGGCTGGTGAGGTAATGAGGAGTATTCCAAGGGGGGCCGGAATAAACGGGGAAAATGACGCAATAAGCCCCTCATCAATGATCTTGGGAACGACAGAAGGATGCTCCTCCTAAAGTTCCTTCAGGACAACAATGGGAAGGCCGAATTAAGGGAGATTGTGGATTTTATAGCTGAAAATGAAGGGCAAAACGATAGAAAACACAGAAAAAGCGTTTACGTGAGTTTGTTTCAGACCCATCTTCCAAAGTTGGAAAGGGCGGGAATAATAAAATTCGACCACAACACGGTAACATTGCTTAAGGTTCCGGAAGATGTCGACGTTTACATGGAAGTTGTTTCAAAGCACGACATAAGCTGGAGTACCTTTTACTCGGGAGTTTCTGTCCTTTTCGCTCTCTTAGGCCTCTGGCTCAACAACATACTCCTTGTGGTAATCTCAGCGATATACTCTACTTTGTCAATTGGAGTCAGAGCATAGAGTTTGAAGTCCATGAAAACCAGAGTGTTCAAGTTGGAATGCGCTTTGATACTGGGGGTTTATCTTTAGGAGATTACACCCAGAGCATTACAATACAGGCTTTTGGGGGTTCTTGCGGATGAAGAAGTTCCTTGAATATTTCCTGATTCTCACGGTTTCCGTGTTTGTTGTCGGGTCTATCGTTGGAGCTCTTCTTGATAGACCCGTATTTATGTCTTATGTTTCCTCCGATAGCATGACCCCTACTTTGAATAGGGGGGATTTGTTTTTCATAAATCCCATTTCAAGGAGTGCCGATGTGGGAGATATACTTGTTTTCAACTTAAGGGGCAGCTGGACTGTGCATAGAGTTGTGGCGATTGTTGAAGAAGGCTACATTACCAAAGGTGACAACAACGTTGCAACCGACCAGCAGGAAGGGAAAGCAAGTCCAGTTTCAAAAGATAAAATAGCGGGAAAAGTTATCACTGTCGGTGACTCACCGTTAAAAATCCCTCAATTGGGCACATACATCCAAAAGGGAATCTCTGGAAGAAACAAAATGCTTTTCGCTGCTTTGATGATAATCCTCGGCGCCCTTGTGTTTACCGGAGAGTCAAAACACAGAAGAAAAAGGGCAAAGTTCATTAAGGTTAAGTTCAAAACGCTTTACATCTTAACTTCGGCCTTTCTCCTAATAATGCTCTCGGCATCGATTTTCGTTTCATGGCAGGTGTTTCCAATAGATTATGCGGTAACATCCGCAGGAGGGCAGAGGGAAGGCTGGGTTTTGCCGGGTTCCACATTTGAGAGAGAAATCACCATCAAAAACGGGAACTTTTACCCAATGATCTACTACCTCGAGCCCCAGACTGGAGGAATCTCAAGCCTATCAAAAACTCAGCTTGAATTAGGGCCTCAAGAGGAAGAGACGGTTAAGGTTACAATAAACGCACCCGAAGAGACTTCTTTATTCACGGATAAGGTCAGGGTAAACGCCTACATCCCACTGTTACCCGAATCGCTTATAGGCTTTCTATATAGAGCAAATCCAGTGTTGCCTGTTTTTGCAATACTCTTTGAGACTTCAGTTTTTCTTGGAGTTCTTTACTTAATCTCGGGCATTGGAAATGAAGACGTGCTGAAAATCAGAAATAGGAGATCGAGCTTATTAAGGCAAATCAAAATGGGGGTGTTTGGAAGATGAGAAAACTTATCCCAGTTATGCTTTTGTTGCTTCTCTCATCACTGATAGTCATTGGTTCAAGCGGGACTTTTGTCTACTTTAATGCCGAGAGAGAGGTAAAAGTTGCAGTTGTCCCTCACGATGAAGAGTATTTGAGCTTCATGTGTTACGATGGCTATGCAGCAACGGTGATAGTTGACCAGAACAGCGAACTTACTTTTGATGCACTAACCGTTGGCAACTACTTAAACGAACTCGAAACCGTCAATATATGGCTTGACCCGGATTACTCTAACCTTCCGAGTGGAGTCGATATGTGGATAGAGAGCGAAGATGCCATAACACGGCCAATCAACTCCCAGGAATACTACACTTTTTGGGGCAACATCAGTGTTGGAAATGCAGACCCGGGAACTTATGAGGTTCCCATAACCCTCTATGCCACTTGGGACGGCGGAGATGCCGTAATAGAGACCTGCCCGATAAGGGTGGTAATCCTGAGCGGGCCAAAGATAAAAAAGGTTCTTCTGAGCGGAAATACGACCAACATTCCATTGAAAACATATCAAGAATGGGTGTTCCAGATAAAGGTTAACAATTCGGGAACACCGAGGAATCTGACCATAAAAGATGTTATTCCTGGAGAGTTTGATGTGGACTTAAACAGAACAAGTGCAAGCAAGGGAACCTACAACTTTACAAGACATGGGAAGTCGGATCACTTAGAGTGGAACGTTGAATTGGGCCCGGGAGAAAGTGTTCACATGAACGTCACAATCTTCACAAGATGGGTAAAAACAGGAAAAGGTGGAAAATGGGAGTTCACATCTTGCGGTAATTACTCACTAAACGAAGGTGCTGAGATAGTCGGATATGGAATAGTCAGCAACAATATTACAGTTGAAGCAAATGTTGATTGTGAAGATGATAAGGAGAATGGAAACTCTCATGGGAGAGGTTGATTTATTGGGAGGAAAGTTGTATGGATGGAGATAATATAAAAGAGAAAATGAAAAAAATGGTAAGCAGAAGAGAAGTCCTTGCAGTGTCGCTTGTTCTCTTCCTGTTTTTTGGGTTTTATTCAATAAAGCTGATGGGAGTTAGCTCTGTCGTAACTACCCAGCGAACCCTTGGTAAATACACCCAAGAAGGAGAGCTCATTCATGTGGCTCTTCTGAAAAACAACACGCTTTATGGAGAAAGGCTCAGTAGGGAAGAATACCCCATTCCCCTAGTAGAGAGCTTTGTAGTGACATATAGCTATCGCTTTACCCCAATGACTTCAATAAGGGGAACTTACAACGCTCAGGGAATAGTTCAATATACAGTGAACAGAGGTAGCGAGGAAGTAGTTCTGTGGGAAGAAAAGCTCTTCGAAAAGTCTGGAGAGCTGGAGGACGGTAAATTTTTTGTGCAGTACGAACTTAATCTAACCAAACTCGAAAACAGGACAAATGAGATAATGGAGCAGCTCGGCTTGAAGAGGGTAAACCGAAAGATAACGTTTGTTACCAGGGTTAATGTAGAAGGAAATGTTTATGGAAGGGATATAACTGAAAGCTTTGAGCACAGTTCATCTTTAGTTAAGGACTCAAGCGCTGGCCTTTACTACTTCACCAACGAGAAAGAAAGCATGCAGAAGACGGTGGTAGAAAAAGGAGCGAAGAAAACTGTAGTAACGATTGCCGGCCTGCCTTTCTACGCAGATACCGCAAAGAAAGTGGCTCCTATATTGGCATTGCTGTTCTTAACCCCTCTATTGGGCGGAGTTTACACGATAAGGGCCCAAAGGCCCAAGAACGAATTTAAGGACTTGTCCCCCTACATAACGGAGGGAGCCCCAATTCATGTGGAGAAAAGGGTAATTCTCGCCACAAAGGAAGACCTAAAGAAGGCCTTTGACCTCTTGGACAAGCCAATCCTTCATTACAAGGATGGCAAAGAGGACGTTTATACGATAATTGACGGCAATATAGCGTACGAATATAGAAAAATAGAAAACAACTGAGCTTCCTCTTCTTTTTAAAATTTAAAAATCAAAAGAGAACAATGCCTATACCCAAGATTAATGCAAAAACAAACACTACCAGTATCTCTACAATAATTGTCATTAGCCATGCTATCGTTGCTTTTATCCAGTCTGTATTAAAGACCGTTTTTATGACCCAGATGTATGCTATTATCCCCAATATCCATCCTATGACCGGTATCCACCATATAAGTAAAGCAAGGATTCCACCGCCAACAACGGCTATCATGGACTTTCCGAGAGTTGCTTCCTCTATCCCTGCAAACTTCGCTCCGAGCATCAGGAAAAATCCTGCAATTATCAGGGCTATTAAGATCACCAGCACTGCCATGAGTCCCATGGCTGCCATAAGTCCAGGAACAAACGGATGCATAGGCATTTCAATCACCTCGGAAATTATTAGATTTCATTTTATTTAAACCTTACACTTTGAAGGAGAAAAAGATTTAAGGAAGCAAAGAAAAGCCTTCTGGGGATGCGAGATGGAATCACTTGAGGGATTCATATGGGAGTACTTTATAAGGCCTATGTACACAAGAGAGGGCTACAATCCATACAACACCATTGTCTATGCCGTCGTTCTGGGATTAGCAATTATCTACACATACAGATGGATAATAAGGCCCCTCAAGATAAAAGTGGATGAGAGACTTTTCTACGCTGTTACTCCGATGGTTGTGTTTGGCTCTACGGTTAGGGCCCTTGTGGATGG
The Thermococcus sp. 2319x1 DNA segment above includes these coding regions:
- a CDS encoding energy-coupling factor ABC transporter ATP-binding protein, with amino-acid sequence MIEVRDLWHIYEGKKEALRGVSLTFGNEIVALVGPNGSGKTTLAKHLNGLLKPTKGEVVVDGMNTRKHSVAELARVVGYVFQNPEHMFFEENVFREVAFGPKNLGLSEEEVKERVKWALREVNLEGYEDRSPYSLSGGEKQRLAIACILAMKPKYLILDEPTTGLDEKNAESIKKIIRKLYREGHGIVLITHEMDLVLELAERVVLLYQGKKVFDGGVKEFFELDLRKYDLDRPRLLTISEEIGLGFFRSVEEFVKALEMRT
- a CDS encoding energy-coupling factor transporter transmembrane protein EcfT, producing MMYKLYLERDSFLHRLDPRVKIIGSLFGIIALILFNSPILLTLLFLLIVLTLVILGRITIGEIFNVLKPLIPISMIAMLVWPFILKPWYFGLFIGFGYGIRLLSVALLTLGLIMTTPQRDLILGFIKMGMPYEIGLTLTIALRYIPTLYMLAQTIMDAQKSRGLELERGNFIQRAKNTVPILIPLIVASIKTAHELSIALESRAFGASKRRTFLHNIKMEVKDYIALGITFALFFLAVYARYFLGIGYIRLF
- a CDS encoding signal peptidase I, producing MKKFLEYFLILTVSVFVVGSIVGALLDRPVFMSYVSSDSMTPTLNRGDLFFINPISRSADVGDILVFNLRGSWTVHRVVAIVEEGYITKGDNNVATDQQEGKASPVSKDKIAGKVITVGDSPLKIPQLGTYIQKGISGRNKMLFAALMIILGALVFTGESKHRRKRAKFIKVKFKTLYILTSAFLLIMLSASIFVSWQVFPIDYAVTSAGGQREGWVLPGSTFEREITIKNGNFYPMIYYLEPQTGGISSLSKTQLELGPQEEETVKVTINAPEETSLFTDKVRVNAYIPLLPESLIGFLYRANPVLPVFAILFETSVFLGVLYLISGIGNEDVLKIRNRRSSLLRQIKMGVFGR
- a CDS encoding DUF5305 family protein, coding for MKKMVSRREVLAVSLVLFLFFGFYSIKLMGVSSVVTTQRTLGKYTQEGELIHVALLKNNTLYGERLSREEYPIPLVESFVVTYSYRFTPMTSIRGTYNAQGIVQYTVNRGSEEVVLWEEKLFEKSGELEDGKFFVQYELNLTKLENRTNEIMEQLGLKRVNRKITFVTRVNVEGNVYGRDITESFEHSSSLVKDSSAGLYYFTNEKESMQKTVVEKGAKKTVVTIAGLPFYADTAKKVAPILALLFLTPLLGGVYTIRAQRPKNEFKDLSPYITEGAPIHVEKRVILATKEDLKKAFDLLDKPILHYKDGKEDVYTIIDGNIAYEYRKIENN